The DNA region CACCATCATCAACACGCCGGCTCCGGCGAAGGCGTCCATGGTCGTGGGACCGATATAACCCCGGAACAGGATGAACAGCACACCGGCCACGCCGGCGAGCAAGCAAGCCAGCATCCATCCCAGAAGCTTGTAGAATCGAACGTTGATGCCCACGAAAGAGGCCCGTTCTTCGTTTTCCCGGATGGATTCGAGCACCGCTCCGAAGGGGGAACGTATGATCCGCCGCGTGACGATGAAACACAGGAGGACGATGACCAGAGAAAAATAGTAAATGCCGCTCGAGTCGCCCGAATTGACGAGGGCCCAGGGACCGAGAGTGATGTCCGGATGCGGCACCCCCATCAAACCGTCATCTCCACCGGTGACCTCATACCATTTCCAGACCACGGTAAAATACATCATGCCGAAGGCCAGAGTCAGCAGAGCGAACGCCAGGCCCCCCGTGCGCACCTGTACCCATCCGACCGCCAGGGCGATGATTCCTGTTCCGATAAATCCAACGA from Deltaproteobacteria bacterium includes:
- a CDS encoding branched-chain amino acid ABC transporter permease, whose product is MDSLTDSSSSNVKRLTIHPFKAMAVLAIVAGLFVLPYFVPNRFYLRLVNEMLIYGLLAMSLDVLLGYTGLLSFMHTSYLGIAAYIVGIFLKFVCPSSFWLAFLVGFIGTGIIALAVGWVQVRTGGLAFALLTLAFGMMYFTVVWKWYEVTGGDDGLMGVPHPDITLGPWALVNSGDSSGIYYFSLVIVLLCFIVTRRIIRSPFGAVLESIRENEERASFVGINVRFYKLLGWMLACLLAGVAGVLFILFRGYIGPTTMDAFAGAGVLMMVLLGGMGTLWGPLVGAGLFIYIQDYISTMTEHWEVFLGLVVILLVLFMPRGVAGLGDVLRRGGKE